A stretch of DNA from Paramormyrops kingsleyae isolate MSU_618 chromosome 15, PKINGS_0.4, whole genome shotgun sequence:
CCAACTCGGGCATGATCTAATCATCCCCAAAGTTATGCTTTTAAAAGATTAAACAAGGAGCTGTCACATATTAAATGACCTACAAAACAAATCAGGCTCCTTGTACTGTTCTTGTTccatgggaaaaaaacagtcaaCCTACGTTCTTTATTTATATACCTAGGTAAATTATATGTGTAAACTGAGACGAGCGACTTAGAAAATGTGGAAATTCCTGGAAAATGAGCACAGAAAATAAAGTAATCAGAATTTCACTTTTCCAACGACCAGCAGAGTTTACCATGCGAAACCCGTTGATGGGAGATATGAATTCACCGACATGAGCAGTTTGAGTACTTCTGTACCATTTGACTGTGTATCAGTCACAATCAAGTCCCTTCATGGGAGAAATCACTCTTCTCTTCTCCTGATTGTTCTCCTTAAGctcaaaaaacaaacatctgcaaaccttAAAAGAGTCCATGTAATGCCAACAATGAAAATCTGAAGGATTTCATCTGTAAACCTGGTCTTACTTGTGCCTTGTTCACCTGTCAATGAATCCCACAGTGGCACGACACGCCGGTGTGTGTACAGAAGAGATCCCCTTTCCAAACAAAGGCCACTTTACGAAGGAATGTGACATGAGCGATGGACCCATCTCTCACACAACAGGTCTGGGTTTAAGTGTCATTGCCTCAAAATTCATCGTGATGATTTACTGATCACTGGCTTAGAATGATGAAAAAAAGATGAATGTTCATGCCACAGTAACAAAATCCCCAAATCCTGACtacaatttcatttattataacCATTATGTTTCCTTTATAATATTACAATCATACACGCAGTTCAAAAGGGTTTTAGTATTTCTAACTCAACGGCTAAATTAGATCTACCAAGCCTGCAGATTGCTGAAAATGTCCTCCTTGTGTTTCTaatgaaaatatttgtgttgcaCTAAGAATGCAAACACAAAGCGACAAATATTCTGTTAacactaataataaataattgttAATTGCCAAGAACTCCAAGTGTCTGAAGATTCGGATATATCTGCAGTGTTAATCGTGGTATTAATCGTATACATTTTCACTCACTGGGAAAAAACTTCATTGTGTATCATTGCAACTTCActttaaatgatgtttaaatgatgatATGGCTGCATAACAGgcagaaaacagaattaaaataGTCATTAGATTAGCTGTGTGAAGCATCACTGTTTTTAGGTCAAATGAAAACACCACGTATGAGTATGTTTGGAGGTTTTGACGAGAGATGCACTCGACAGCCAATGGGACATTACAGAGGCAGGCTAACTAACATGGACATTTGGAGCATGGAATCCAGTACTAAGTTGACTGataaaacattaaattaaattggCAGTTATTTCATATCTGTTCATCTTCTTGCTGTGTTTCAAAACGAATGCAGCTAAGTTCCTTCACTGGTTCCTTTATTCTGAGACAACTGTTgggtttatgttttatgttttatttgcaCTGCAATTTGAGAGTAAAATGTGTTGCTTCCCCTTGGCATATGTTATAACCCCACAACAGAAGGCGTCCCAAAGCAGGTTTAACATAACAGTAGCTGTCTTTAATATCTCCCATGCTGCTGTCCTTAACTCAGAGCCTGTTAAATATCAGAACTTCTGTCCTCTGCTCCCCAGACACATACAAACCTGAGAAGTACAATGTCACTGCAGAGACATAACAGGGAGATTAGcaagaggtgtgtgtgtgtggggggggggggggggggggggggttatatttatattgcgttgtgggaaccaaatgttcctaacaatgtaatgaaaacctgttatttttacgttattttgaccatttttcaggtccccacaaagatctgtgaaagcaaaaaaactcaaaaaactaaaaatgttttgtttttgtttggttacttgtggttaagattagggctgggtagggttcaAGGTCGTCacgttgggattagagttttccccatataaatcaatggagagtccccacaaagatatacttACCaacgcgcgtgtgtgtgtgcgcatgcgtgtgtgtgtggcgggtaGGTGACACGTACAATCTGACATCTAGGCAAAGTGCAATATGTAGACATTTCCTACAAATGAATTGCCATCCCAGCACCTGggtgaataaaaaaacagttaaGACAGTCATAGCTGAtagacgggggtgggggggcggcgggTGTCTGTTTATCTCCAAGATTACGATTTTCCCGTCTCTCCCATTCGCCGGTGTTTAGGGGAAAGAGGTCTCCTCCATAATAAAGCCGCAGCCATGGAGCCGAAGGGCGATAGCGGGAGCATTCATGTGAACCCACACAGCTAGCGTTTTCCACTCTACACATGCAGTACAAAGCGATCTGCGTCAGATTAGCACTCGCTTTATCGGAAAGTCTGTGGAGACGATCAAGGATTTATTTATATGTCGTGTGCGATTGTGGTTACGGATGACTGGCGGtctgagacagacagagagcccCGTTTCTGCACCGGAGACACTTTTCTCATGGCTTCGCTGCAGATAAGAGTCTCGCAGAGCGATCTTTCCATGCACCTGTGAAAGGTGAAACTTTAGAAAGAGAGAAGTCATGCATCTGACACTTTTTTCAGCTTTTACTAAAACAATATTGATGTTGGAAATGTAGTGACATTGTTACAAAATAGCACAGGCTTAGTAACGCATAGCTATGGAAATATTTCCTTTTCGATGTTTTgaaaagtaaccaaacacttGTTGACAAAAATCTATCCAGTAACTGAGCTGTATTAGTCAGTACCGACATTTTCTATTAATTTATAGGAAGCAGATATAAAGTAGGTGAACTTAAGAGAAGGGTTCGATCAAATTAAGATaactatatatttaatataggcTATTAAATAATTATTGCTAAATATTTATAGATTTCCTTGCTTTATAGTAATATATAAGCACATTCTGAGCACCTTTGATGGGAAGTCTCCTAAAATTATGCCAATCTAAAGTTAAATCCGAGATGTTGAAGAAAGAGCGACTCTTTACGCTCTATGCAGTTTTGTGTTGCCATCCTGACTACCAGCAGTTTAAGTCTTTAATGCTCATTTCGCCAGAAGAGAGCCCATGATTTccacaaactgccagcattatatactacaatgtaatataaccTCATttcaaaaaaatgcatattttgaaAAGTGAATCTGTGGTGATTATTTCTATTAGAACAATAGCTACTGGAAAAATAACCAGGTCTCACAACTAGGGGTCAACACCATGGCAAATTCTGACATTGTAATCAAAACGCAATTTTTAGTCTACAGTTTTTActtaattgtttgtttgtttgtttatttattaccACGGACACACACGTTGTACGGATAGGTTTACGATCCCTTCCCACAACTAAACACTAAACTACAGTTCAATGACTTAACTTTCAAGATTTCGTGCGCCGATAACTGCGTATGGGGCGCCCCCTGGCGGAATTATAATTGTTTCCCCTGGCTCGTTTACTGTTGCCGCGCAACGGAACCGCGTCCACCGACAGCTTCGCTTCGGTAGAGAGGCTTTGCCAGCTCCGTTAATCGGCGAAATGGCAGCCGTTAAACCCCAGGAAAAAGTAGTGGACGCTGTTCACCAAAATGCTATTCGGGTCGAGACGATACGGAAGGAACTACGGTGTCAGAAACTGTACACGGAGTTTCGTATCAATCCCTACACAAAGTGTACGGCCACACTGAGTTATACGATGCACGCCTGCAATTAAGAATAACTAAAATGTTACCTTGGTGTTCTTGACGTGTACCCATTTATGTTGCAGTCCATCCATTAACTGACAAGCCCATGGGACGGAAAACCGACAACGATGAAGAGGGGGACCGTAAGTGTTACATGTATACAGCTGCGCCGTGCGgttttcttaaaaataaaataaaatgcaagagAAAGAAAATGTTCAGTTTGACCACTCAAAATGCGACAGAGGTGATAAAGAAAGATCTTTCGTATCGTTGGGGGCAACAGTCAGGACTTATTTCTAATGATGCAGCTAATCAAATTTTTATGCTGATAATTTGTAATGACACCACTGGTAAAAATCTTTCTATTTTGCATTCCTTTCTCATTAAatattcattcatcattaattcattttctgtaaGTCATTTTCTGTGTTGTCCTATAAGTACGGAAGAGTTCATTACAAATTATCAGCATAAAAATTTTATTAGCTGAATCGTTGACTGCACTTGAGCTGGCGATGACTCCAGAAGTTTGTGCAAAACCTAATGATCCTTGTTACCCCAGCATGATTCGATGCTGTTCCAAAAAGCATCTTCCGATGTTACTGAATTATTGACTTTCTCGTTCTTCAAGTGCCCCCATAAATATGCTGTGAGGTTGAGGACATTATACTGCCCTAAATCTCAAACTTGGTCTCATCAGCAAATAGGACTTATTTCTAATGATGCACGGTGAAATGCTGGTATGTCTTTAGCTCGTGCCAGAACTTACTGTCtagaattaaatgaatgaaatcCCGGTTTTTCAACATGGTTTCACTTTGGATcgcactgtatatataaaagaaaCAAGATTCTGTTCTGAATCTACCAGCCAGGTTGAACTTGTCTGGTAGATCATTTCCCTAAGCAAATCTGTAAAGCTCACAGCATTCTTACTGCATTCTGTCTACTAGTTCGTTCTCAATTGAACCTGAAATCTCCTTGCGTAGGTCAAGGAATAACCGGTATTCTTCATCTGCATGAATAACTTCAAAATCACATTATTTTCCCATATATCTAAAGACCTGGTAAACATGCCTTCTATTTAACTATTTCAATAACTGGAAcctatattttataattttctTTTACAACACCCGACTGTAGCAGACACCTGTAAACCTTCCAAAAGGTACGCCATATAACAATGCATTGTCATAACTtgataaaatgtaacaaattttcatCACATGTGATATTACGTGTTACACACCATGAAACAACACATTATGTGATAACTCAacagaatgtaacaaatttATAGAAATTACAATTTTAAATTGCAACATCACCCTATTATTATCATAATCATCATTCAATTTGTTACATTCTATCGAGTTActacataatgcattgttacaccGCCTTATCTTCCCATTCTTTTTTGGTGGTATTTGGTGTACTCATTGAAGCAGAAATTATAATCATTtcctatcatccatccatcttatttTCTATAATTAGGATATATTTACCTACCAGAAGTAACTATCATCATTTTCTGTTAGGTGCTTTTCTGGAAGTAATCCATAGAGGTCAAATGGAACCAAGAAAGAAGTACACCCAGCCAATGACTGAGAGCCAGGAGATTGGCTGGATATCAACACCCTTGGTAAGGCAactgacacacacagcagcTGTTAAATATCTGTATATAATCCTGCTTTCATTACCATTGCATTTAggatttaaatatttcacataaGATTAAACCTGACTAATGCTGCTTAAATGCACAGATCATTTCAGATCGTAGCGACCGAAGACTCAACTTCCCTCGTCAACAGTCCGAAATCACCAAGTTCATGGATGCAGCATGGCGGTTACAGGAGCAGACACGAAACCTAGGGTAGAGTTTTATTGTCCGAAATCATACAATTCATAGCTGGACAATACAAATGGTATAAATAAACTGTTGACATTCATGAACACGCTTTGAATCATGTCATATTGATGAAATGCAACAAATACACTGTACCCTTTCTACTTGTGCATAAAATGAAGTTTAGCAACATGACAAATGGCTATAATCAAGCAatcttttttaaatcattacattGGCATATTGTCATTGAACTCTTCACACAACTATTAACATTAAATCCAGTCCTCTCAGTGGAAGAAgtcttctggggggggggggaaatctgTCATCCTGATGAACCGCAGGAAACCGTTCCATCATGGGCTACTCAACTATAACAATAAAAATCTGccggaatgaaaaatgaaaaactaacGTGCCTGGATAAGCACCACCTTGTTTCCCACGTTTGCGGAGGGGGTCAAAAACCAGACTTATTCTCAGACACCACAGCCCCCCAAACTCAGTCGCCTCAGAGAGTCTTACAGAAATGACAGTCTGTTCTGGTGCCGTACGCCAGAATGCAGGAAGCTCAAAGAAGCGCGTGTGATTTTACAGGCTACTACACCACACTCCTGCACAGAGGTTGTTGGTTCGTTtaacgacaaaaaaaaaaaaacagcagcctAAGGACGCATGCAGGCCATTAAGATCGACTTTTCATCTTTCTTCGCGCGTTTTTGCCTGGTCGCTTCTGCAAGAGAATCATGAGATAAAAGGAATCAGACAAGCAGCAACTCAAAGTAACTCAAAACACttttggcgcttttccactggcatattGAATCCATTCCATTCCGCCATTCTCTAGTGGGAATGCAGCAATACATTGCGATGTGCGATACAactaataatgaaaaatatatagaatatatgcTTTCTCCTTCAGATAATCTATTCGCAGATCACTggtatctccatgcatttcgaccaatcagatggtggtgatgcaaccagctgAGTTTGGTCACACTCGTAAGCTGGACCAGGTAAAGCTCAGatactttacaatggaaaaccatctgTTTGCGGTACGGCTCGgatcttggtggcagtggaaaagtgccatttgATGGAACATTGGTAACTTTTTGTGAAAATACAGAGCAATTCTTACACACAGTTAGAACTAGTAATCAGCCAAATAAACATAACAATtgtaaatgttataaatatggAAAAAGTAACTGTCTTCAGAATTCGTACATAatgtttatacagatactgtgGCAGAGGTGGGTACATACATTAGGGATCTTCTGTCCTCCTTTGCCAAACTTCTTCCCCCCTTTCCCATGAGCCACCTTGGCTCGGAAGCCCGACACATCATCATAGCTCTCCTTGGTGTTCCATTTGGAACCTCGCTTCTTCCCACCAAACCCAAACCTCTGGTCTTTGTACTTCCTCTTGGCACTGGGGCTGTGGCTGTGAATTCACACAATTATTTTGGCAAAACGGTCCACAAGCCTGCAGACGGGTCATGGCCACTGACATATTTACCACCGGCACATCTAGCAAAACAATTTACTGCTTTACTAATCTATGAAGACAGCTCTTACATTTTCTTCGCCGCAGCCTTGTCCAGCGCTTTCTTTCCTTTATCTTTATCTCCGTCCAGGAAGTCCAGCTTGTCAGATATTCCTACAAAGGATAAACAAAGTCACAGTAAATCTAGATCTTCATTTATTGTCTATTTAAGTCTATAGTATATTTACATTGCTCAAACTCTCAAATTTGTAGTAAATGCAATGATTTAAAGTGGACTACATAGCAGAAATGCTGTGGTGAACTAATTCTGTTCCAGTCCCACACTTAATTTTCACTGATGGGTGCAAGAACTCCAGGATTATGATACTGAAAACCTTCTCTGGACCAGAACCCCACGGAATTACTCCGGTCAGCAAACAACACTCCTACTAGAGAAAGATCACTACAACTAAATGGCATCATTGGTGATCTGATCTCTGTTTGGTTATCCTTAAATCGCTTGCTATCAGCCAGAAAGTCATAACTATGACACTGTCATGGAAAGTGGGAATTCTAAGATTCCCATGTTAAATTCCAGCAGATGATGCATTACAGTCTAGGTGTGTGAGATTTGCCGATATTAGATCGTGAACAATTTAAATTTCTCCATGACCTGCCTCTATGGAGAGATTGCTAGTATCGTGCTACAGTGTACATTCTGTCAGTTGCAGTTCTAGAGCTCATACATGCACCTAAACAAGCCAAATCCATTTTGACACACCAATAAACCAGTAATAGCAAACAGTAGATAGGGCCTTAGATTTGGACTTTGGCAAACAAACCAAACTGAAACAGCATCACACCTTTCTGGTATTTCTTTACAGCTGTCATCATGGCttttttctctttctgtctcttcTGAAGAACTTCAGTTTGAACCTgaaaaacacacaacacacatcTTGATATTAAACACAATTGAGACGCTGAATGAAAAGTCCTGCGATTCTGTCATGTCGTTTGTAAAGCTGGCCAGGTACGGCACGCACCTTTTTGCCGTACTTCCTCTGTTCTCTCAGTTTCTTGGCCTTCTCAGACTTCTCCATCGCTGCCTGCTTCATCACTAGCTTTTTTCTAATctacaagggggaaaaaaaaaagacaagaacAATATGGTCACCAAACGCTGAAAAACTCAAAACCATCCATTACATTTTACCATTTTCTACACATGAATTTTAGAATATTGTGCAAAGCACGGAAAATATTGTGATACCATTTTTAGGGCATACCACCCAGCCCTACTCAAACCCATTCCCTGGAAcaaggcagtcaaagaaaaaaaaatagcaataaAAGGTACGGTCCTTGGCGCCATCCtatggcgttttttttttttgtatgatgtatttattaaaattaaatttcactGCAGTCCATTCATTTTGTCACCTTTTTCATGTTTAAGGGCAATTCTGAGAGAATTTTATGCAAAAATGAAGAGCTAAAGTTCAGAAATAATGACTTCAATTCCAttgtgataattatcaataCAGCTTGATATGCAAAAATTATCATAATAAAATATTGCCCAGTCCTATGTACAACCTTTTTATATTCAGGCTGGAGTAAAAATGCGAGCATCACCATAAACACACCTTCTGCATTTGCTGATCACTCTTGGCCATTTCAGCAAAGTAATCTTCAGGACGCTTGGTGGGAAGCTTCAACATCTGCAACCGTGGCAATGCCTCTAAGACAGCTGCTTGTGCCTGCCGGTAACTGGAAATAAGTTTGAGACGAAGCATTGTGTGTATTAAACA
This window harbors:
- the cfap144 gene encoding cilia- and flagella-associated protein 144, with translation MAAVKPQEKVVDAVHQNAIRVETIRKELRCQKLYTEFRINPYTKFHPLTDKPMGRKTDNDEEGDRAFLEVIHRGQMEPRKKYTQPMTESQEIGWISTPLIISDRSDRRLNFPRQQSEITKFMDAAWRLQEQTRNLG
- the ebna1bp2 gene encoding probable rRNA-processing protein EBP2; translated protein: MNMEDFENDNQLGVESEEEESDVSDGELQEAFSKGLLKPGLNIPLQEAKKKVNNVAALKQCLADFRRNLPWVERLDLTNGPVADIVAKADGKTSVEDRGEINAEDDFQREMHFYRQAQAAVLEALPRLQMLKLPTKRPEDYFAEMAKSDQQMQKIRKKLVMKQAAMEKSEKAKKLREQRKYGKKVQTEVLQKRQKEKKAMMTAVKKYQKGISDKLDFLDGDKDKGKKALDKAAAKKIHSPSAKRKYKDQRFGFGGKKRGSKWNTKESYDDVSGFRAKVAHGKGGKKFGKGGQKIPNKRPGKNARRKMKSRS